A DNA window from Pongo abelii isolate AG06213 chromosome 2, NHGRI_mPonAbe1-v2.0_pri, whole genome shotgun sequence contains the following coding sequences:
- the GNB4 gene encoding guanine nucleotide-binding protein subunit beta-4 → MSELEQLRQEAEQLRNQIQDARKACNDATLVQITSNMDSVGRIQMRTRRTLRGHLAKIYAMHWGYDSRLLVSASQDGKLIIWDSYTTNKMHAIPLRSSWVMTCAYAPSGNYVACGGLDNICSIYNLKTREGNVRVSRELPGHTGYLSCCRFLDDSQIVTSSGDTTCALWDIETAQQTTTFTGHSGDVMSLSLSPDMRTFVSGACDASSKLWDIRDGMCRQSFTGHVSDINAVSFFPNGYAFATGSDDATCRLFDLRADQELSLYSHDNIICGITSVAFSKSGRLLLAGYDDFNCNVWDTLKGDRAGVLAGHDNRVSCLGVTDDGMAVATGSWDSFLRIWN, encoded by the exons atgaGCGAACTGGAACAGTTGAGGCAAGAAGCAGAACAACTGCGGAATCAGATTCAG GATGCTCGGAAAGCATGTAATGATGCAACGCTTGTTCAg ATTACATCAAATATGGACTCCGTGGGTCGAATACAAATGCGAACAAGACGTACACTGAGGGGCCACCTAGCTAAAATCTATGCTATGCATTGGGGATATGATTCCAG GCTGCTAGTCAGTGCTTCCCAAGATGGAAAATTAATTATTTGGGATAGCTATACAACAAATAAG ATGCATGCTATTCCTTTGAGGTCCTCCTGGGTGATGACTTGTGCTTATGCTCCCTCTGGTAATTATGTTGCCTGTGGAGGCTTGGACAACATCTGCTCTATATATAACTTAAAGACCAGAGAGGGAAATGTGAGAGTAAGCCGAGAGTTGCCAGGTCACACAG GGTACTTGTCCTGCTGTCGTTTTTTAGATGACAGCCAAATTGTTACAAGTTCAGGAGATACAACTTG TGCTTTATGGGACATCGAAACTGCCCAGCAGACCACCACATTCACTGGGCATTCTGGAGATGTGATGAGTCTTTCTCTGAGTCCTGACATGAGGACTTTTGTTTCTGGTGCTTGTGATGCTTCTTCCAAATTATGGGACATTCGAGATGGAATGTGTAGACAGTCTTTCACGGGACATGTCTCAGATATTAATGCTGTCAGT TTTTTCCCAAATGGATATGCCTTCGCCACTGGCTCTGATGATGCCACTTGCCGGCTCTTTGACCTTCGTGCAGATCAAGAGTTATCATTGTATTCTCATGACAATATCATCTGTGGAATCACTTCCGTAGCCTTCTCAAAAAGTGGGCGTCTCTTGTTGGCTGGTTACGATGACTTTAATTGTAACGTATGGGACACGCTAAAAGGAGATCGTGCAG gtgtccTTGCTGGTCATGACAACCGTGTGAGCTGCTTAGGTGTAACTGATGATGGCATGGCTGTGGCAACAGGCTCTTGGGACAGTTTTCTTAGAATCTGGAATTAA